In Melioribacteraceae bacterium, the DNA window TACCATAAAAATCCGAAAATGCTGTTGAAAAAAGAGAATACTATTCCATAAATCAGCATCCCGTAAATAGAGATTTTGAATAGAGTCGGCTTTTCACGCAGCGAATAATAAAGCGAGCTGATTCCCACACCCCCGAAAAAAGGTATTACAGAAATCCCCAACACACCAAAGTCCCTGTAATAAGTCCAGAATGCCGAATAGGTGTTGTAACTGCTAATAAGGAAGGGATTTTCCGTCATGAAAAAATATTCACTTATCCAGTGTTTTAAACCGGTAATCGCGGTTACGAAATCAAAAGTATAATAGCCGAAAGAGTACTCCTCAATTTTCTCTATCGATCTGGCAAAATTCTCCAGATTCATTGTTACATACATATACGGTTCAGTGAAAACCGCATACTCAGGAGAAAATTTCATTTTCGAAATCTTGTAAAGAACAAGAATTATTATCTCCCCTGCACGGAAGGATGAAACAAGAAAAAAGAAAACTACAATTACTACACCGGTAATTAATGTTGTGCTCAGTTTTATTTTATATGTAGTGTAGTATAGAAGAATTATGACAAGGAGAATCGTCATAAATATCTGATATCTTTGAAGCGTAAGTGAATAAAGGCCGACCGAAATAACGGACAAAGCGCCAAGCAATAATTTCTTTTTTGTTTTTTCTTGAACGAGAATTGAATAAATGACTGTAAAAAGTACAATGAGAACAACATTGTGAAGAAACAGCCCGATTCCGAACATAGTAAAGTTTGCCCTTGCAAC includes these proteins:
- a CDS encoding O-antigen polymerase; protein product: MSWVSVISFIGCLLIILYLLRNKVDVFSPGKIFALVWLLAIGLTDLKLSRLQHEWPPIVWLQVLIGPFTFLLGAGLVYIIKLNKEICTIETIRNYRNQFNLNTSRIYSTIILLFVLFIFGYGVIYLYTGEIPIFSPKPGVARANFTMFGIGLFLHNVVLIVLFTVIYSILVQEKTKKKLLLGALSVISVGLYSLTLQRYQIFMTILLVIILLYYTTYKIKLSTTLITGVVIVVFFFLVSSFRAGEIIILVLYKISKMKFSPEYAVFTEPYMYVTMNLENFARSIEKIEEYSFGYYTFDFVTAITGLKHWISEYFFMTENPFLISSYNTYSAFWTYYRDFGVLGISVIPFFGGVGISSLYYSLREKPTLFKISIYGMLIYGIVFSFFNSIFGFLWYVYNVVVLIVVFKFISNK